Part of the Pseudomonas abietaniphila genome is shown below.
GGCGACGGTTGAGTTGGCGTTTGGCCATGGGTGCTCAGTGTTCCATTGGATAAAGCAGCTGAAGGTTAAAGCGGGGGGAGTTTAGCATGCCCGCCTGAGCTAAACTGCGCGCCTAAGTTGAGGAGCCAACATATGCAGAGCAAGCAGAACCTGATCTGGATCGACCTGGAAATGACCGGTCTGGACCCCGATAACGACGTCATCATCGAAATGGCGACCATCATCACCGACAGCGAGCTCAATACGCTGGCCGAGGGGCCGGTCATCGCCGTGCATCAGAGCGATGAGCTGTTGGCCGGTATGGACGAGTGGAACACCCGTCAGCACGGCGGTTCGGGCCTGACCCAGCGCGTGCGCGAGAGCAAGATCTCCACGGCTGAGGCGGAAGCCATGACGTTGGAGTTCATCAAGCAATGGGTGCCTGAGCGCAGCTCGCCCATCTGCGGCAACAGCATCTGCCAGGATCGCCGCTTCCTTTATAAGCGCATGCCGACGCTGGAAAACTACTTCCACTACCGCAATCTGGACGTCTCCACGCTCAAGGAGCTGGCCGCGCGCTGGTCGCCTGAGCTGAAATTCAAAAAAGGCAGTACGCACCTGGCGCTGGACGACATCCGCGAATCCATCGCCGAGCTGCGTTTTTACCGCGAGCACTTCATCAAGGTCTAAAGCGTTGAGTGAAGAGGGCTTGATGAAGCGCCCTCTTTTGGTGCTCCGGCCCAGTGGTTAGACTGCGCTCCTTTTTCGCAGGGACTGCCGCCATGTTGTTGATGCTCTATCTGATCGCCATCACTGCCGAGGCCATGACAGGCGCGCTGTCTGCCGGGCGTCGCGGCATGGACTGGTTTGGCGTGGTGCTGATTGCCTGCATCACGGCGCTCGGTGGCGGTTCGGTACGCGACGTCCTGTTGGGGCACTACCCGCTGACGTGGGTCAAACACCCTGAATACCTGATACTCACCAGCGTCGCAGCGTTGGTGACGATTTTTATCGCCCCGCTGATGCGGCACCTGCGCTCACTGTTTCTGGTGCTCGACGCCCTCGGGCTGGTCGCCTTCACGGTCATCGGCTGCATGACGGCGCTGGACATGGGATTGAGCATGATGGTCGCAGCGGTCAGTGGCGTGATCACCGGGGTGTTCGGCGGGATTTTGCGGGACATCTTCTGCAACGACATCCCGCTGATCTTCCGTCGCGAGCTTTACGCCAGTGTGTCGTTCGCCGCGGCGTGGTGCTTTCTGCTGTGTCAGTGGGCGGGATTGCCGATTGAACAGGGCACACTGATCACGGTGTTCGGCGGTTTGCTGCTGCGCTTGCTGGCAATCAAATATCGCTGGGAAATGCCCAAGTTCGTTTACAAGGATGGGCATTGAGGCTCGTTGGCTTTTTAAATGGCTTGGCGCTAATCAGATGATCGCGCTTCTCATCTCATGCTGGCGCAACGCCCATTCCACATGCTCACGCACCATCTCCGAGGGATGATCGAGTCTTGCCTTCAAGGCTTCGATTACCGGAATGCTCGACGGCGCATTGCCCAGGCCTACTGCCAGATTCCTCAACCAGCGTTCATAACCGGCACGGCGCAGCGGTGAGCCTTCGGTGTTGCTCAAAAAGGTCGTTTCATCCCACAAAAACAACGTCGCCAGTTCGGCGTTATCAAGGCCGTGGCGTGGTTTGAAGTCGTTCTGGTCAGTCGGGCGGGCAAATCGGTTCCACGGGCAGACGATCTGACAATCGTCGCAGCCGAACACCCGGTTGCCGATCATCGAGCGTAGCGCTTCGGGAATAGCAGTCTTCAGCTCGATGGTCAGGTAAGAGATGCATTTGCGCGCATCCAGCACATAGGGGCCTGCAAATGCATTGGTCGGGCAGATCTCCAGGCACGCGGTACAGCGCCCGCAGTGCTCGGTCGCGTGAGGTTCGTCTACCGGCAGCGGCAGATCGACGAACAGTTCGCTGAGGAAAAAATAGCTGCCCGCCTTACGGTTGAGCACCAGCGTATTCTTGCCGATCCAGCCCAATCCGGCCTGCTCGGCAATGGCTTTTTCAAGGACCGGCGCGCTGTCGACAAAGGCTCGGAAACCGAATGGCCCGATGGCCTGCTGGACGCGCTCTGCCAGTTGTTGCACGCGTTTGCGGATCAGCTTGTGGTAGTCGCGGCCCAGCGCATAACGCGACACGTAGGCTTTCTCGGGTTCGGCCAGCCGTTGGGCCATGTGTGTGTCGCCGGGCAGATAGTCCATGCGCAACGACACAACACGTAACGTTCCCGGCACCAATTCATCCGGATGCGAACGTTTGCTGCCATGGGCTGCCATATAGTCCATCTCGCCGTGATAACCGGCTTCGAGCCAGCGCTCCAGATGCTGCTCATGCTCCGCCAGATCCAATCCCGAGATGCCGACTTGCTGGAACCCGAGCTCGCGCCCCCAGTCCTTGATCGATTGGGCAAGCTCGTTCAACCCCGCAGCCGTCATGGGCACAGAGTGTTTGGATGGATCTACTGTAATCGCGGACATTGCAAAGAGGACACCGGGGCGCAGGTGCGTATAATTCTGCCAGACATCGGAGCTCAAAGACGCATGTTGCACACCAAACCCCCATTACCCGACGCGCTGTATAGCGCCGCGCAAGTGCGTGACCTCGACGCACGCCTGATTGCAGCGGGCACGCCTGGCTTCGATTTGATGCAGCGCGCGGCTCATGCCGCGTGGCGAGCGTTGCGTCGGCGCTGGCCTGAAGCACGGCAACTGACCGTGCTGGCGGGGCGCGGCAATAATGCGGGCGACGGCTATCTGATCGCTGCGCTGGCGCAGCGTGCGGGGTGGCAGGTCTCGGTACTCGCCGTGGGCGACGCTTCTGCCCTGAGCGGCGATGCAGCGTCTGCCTGCAAAGAAGCCCAAAGCGCGGGCGTCAATGTGCTTCCATGGGAGCAGCAACCGCTGGTCGGCATCGTTGTCGATGCGTTGCTGGGCACCGGCCTCAACGGCGATGTCCGTGAACCCTATGCCAGCGCCATTCAGTGCATCAACGACAGCGGCCTGCCGGTGATGGCCGTCGATATCCCTTCGGGCCTGTGCGCGAACACCGGACGCACCCTGGGGCTGGCCGTTCGTGCTGACCTCACGGTGACATTCATAGGCCTGAAGATTGGCCTGTTCACCGGCGACGCCCCCGATCGGGTCGGTGAACTGGTGTTCGACGACCTTCAGGCCGATGCCGCGATCGTGGCCCAGACCCCGGTCAGCATTAAACGCCTGGATACATTCAATCTGCCCAGGCTGGCACCTCGCCCGCGCACGGCCCATAAAGGCATGTTTGGCCGAGTGTTGGTGGTTGGCGGCGACCTGGGGTTCGGAGGCGCAGCGCTCTTGTCCACCGAGAGCACGCTGCGTTGCGGCGCGGGAATGGTGACGTTGGCGACGCGCCCTGAGCATATTTCGGCGGCCCTGACACGTTTTCCCGAAGTCATGAGCGCGGGCATTCATTCGGCTAATCAGTTGATGGGGTTGATCGAACCCGCCAGCGTTCTGGTGGTTGGACCGGGTCTTGGGCAGCACAGCTGGGGGCGCAGTTTGCTGTCTGCCGTCGCCAACGCTGATCGCCCGCAAGTCTGGGACGCCGATGCATTGAATCAACTTGCCGCCGGTTTCGTGAGCCTGCCAAAAGGTTGCGTGATCACGCCGCATCCCGGGGAGGCTGCCCGTCTGCTGGGTGTCAGCACGCAGGAGATTCAGGCCGATCGCCCCGCGTCTGCCTTGGCGCTCGCCAAAAAGTACAACGCCGTCTGCGTACTCAAAGGCAGCGGCAGCCTGATTGCCAGTCCAGAGAAGCATCTGGCGCTGGCCGATCACGGGCATCCAGCAATGGCGACTGGCGGGTTGGGTGATGTACTGGCCGGAGTGATCGGCGCCCTGATAGCGCAAAAGATGCCCGCGTTCGATGCCGCCTGCCTTGGGGTGTGGCTGCACGCACTGGCCGGAGAAAAATGCGGAGCAAGCGGCCGGGGAATGGCTGCCGCTGATCTGATTCCTGTTATTCGTCAGCTTCTGGAGGAGCAACAACCGTGTCTGAGTTAACCCTGCATCTGGTGGGTGAAGAAGCCATGACGAACTTTGGCGCACGGATTGCCCAAGTCACTGAAAGTAATGGGATTATTTTTCTAGAGGGCGATCTGGGGGCGGGCAAGACGACGCTGTCGCGCGGGATCATACGCGGCCTGGGCCACGTCGGTGCGGTCAAAAGCCCGACATTTACCCTTGTAGAACCTTACGAAATTGGGAGGAATCGCGCGTATCACTTTGATCTCTACCGACTTGTTGATCCAGAAGAGCTAGAATTCCTCGGCATACGCGATTACTTCGAAGGGGACGCGCTTTGCCTGATCGAGTGGCCCAATCTTGGTGCAGGCTTTTTGCCAAAGCCTGACCTGATCATTACCATTAGGCCCCACGCGGAAGGTCGAGCGCTGAATCTGAGCCCGAAAAGCTCGCGCGGCGAGCAGTGGTGTGCCGCTTTGGCTTTGGAATTCAAATAGATATGGGGTTAGGTATGCGCATGCGCGCGCTGGTTACTGTGGTAGGACTGCTGCTGGCGACATTGGCTGTCGACGCGTTGGCCGCTACACAGGTACGAAGTGTCCGCTTATGGCGTGCTCCGGATAACACCCGGCTGGTCTTCGACCTGTCTGGCCCGGTGCAGCACAGCGTCTTCACCCTGCAATCTCCGGATCGTCTGGTCATCGACATCAACGGTGCGACGCTGGGTGGTTCGTTGAACATTCCGACGTCCAATACGCCGATCACCAGCATGCGTTCTGCACAACGCACGCCGGATGACCTGCGGGTGGTCATCGACCTGAAAAAAGCCGTGACGCCGAAAAGTTTTACGCTGGCGCCGAACCAGCAATACGGCAACCGTCTGGTCGTCGATCTGTACGACAACCCGGCAGACGCCAATCCGCCGCCGACCGTCGCTGACACCCCTGCAACCATGGCACCCGCCACACCTGCGGTCCCCGTGAGCCCGTCGAAGCCTGAAATCAAACTGCCTCCGGTACCCAACGGCAAACGTGACATCGTGGTCGTGGTCGATGCCGGGCACGGCGGTGAGGACCCGGGGGCCTCGGGCGGTCGCGGGCAGAAAGAAAAGAACGTGGTGCTGTCGATCGCAAAAGAACTGCAGCGTCAGATCAACGCTGAAAAGGGCTATCGCGCCGAGCTGACACGTACTGGCGACTACTTCATTCCATTGCGTAAACGTACCGAGATTGCCCGCGCCAAAGGTGCGGACCTCTTCGTGTCCATTCACGCTGACGCTGCGCCTTCGTCGGCAGCCTTTGGTGCTTCGGTGTTTGCCCTGTCGGATCGAGGCGCTACCTCGGAAACCGCCCGTTGGCTGGCCGACAGCGAAAACCGTTCCGACTTGATCGGTGGTGCGGGCGCTGTGAGCCTGGATGACAAGGACCGTATGCTGGCCGGCGTACTGCTCGATCTGTCGATGACCGCCTCGTTGACTTCCAGCCTTAATGTGGGTCAGAAGGTCCTGACCAACATCGGACGGGTGACTTCGCTGCACAAGTCGCGCGTCGAGCAGGCGGGCTTCATGGTGCTCAAGTCGCCGGATATCCCGTCTATTCTGGTGGAAACCGGCTTTATCTCCAATGCCGCCGAGGCCAACAAGCTAGAAGGCTCGAGCCATCAGCAGGCGTTGGCGCGTTCCATCACTGCAGGTGTGAAGCAGTTCTTCCAGCAAAACCCGCCACAAGGCACTTACATTGCCTGGCTGCGTGACAACGGCAAGCTGGCCATGGGCGCTCGTGAGCACACGGTTCGGCCCGGTGAGTCGCTGAGCATGATTGCCGTGCGTTACGACATGAGCATGGAAGCCCTTCGCTCAGCCAACAAACTCAGCTCCGATCAGTTGAAGATTGGCCAGCAACTCAAGATCCCGAGCGCGGACCTGGCGGGTGAGCCATGACCGACCTGTTGCTCGATGAACAGGGTTTTGACGCGGGTATAAACGCCGACAGTCCGGCCGCTCAAGCGGCGCGTATCCAATTGCTCAGCCCGCGCCTGGCCAACCAGATTGCAGCAGGCGAGGTGGTTGAGCGTCCCGCGTCGGTGATCAAGGAACTACTCGAAAACAGCCTCGATTCCGGTGCGCGGCGCATCGATGTGGATGTCGAGCAGGCGGGCATCAAGCTGCTGAGGGTGCGCGACGACGGTGGTGGCATCTCTTCGGATGATCTGCCGCTGGCGTTGGCGCGACACGCCACCAGCAAGATCCGTGAGCTCGAAGACCTTGAGCGCGTCATGAGCCTTGGCTTCCGTGGCGAAGCGCTGGCGTCGATCAGTTCGGTCGCACGCTTGACGCTGACGTCTCGCACTCGCGATGCCGACCAGGCCTGGCAGGTTGAAACCGAGGGCCGCGACATGGCGTCCCGCGTTCAGCCTGCTGCACATCCGGTCGGTACCTCGGTGGAAGTGCGCGACCTGTTTTTCAACACACCCGCACGACGCAAGTTTCTCAAGGCCGAAAAAACCGAATTCGACCATCTGCAGGAAGTGATCAAGCGCATGGCGTTGGCGCGTTTCGACGTTGCCTTCCATCTGCGGCATAACGGCAAGACGATTCTCAGCCTGCACGAGGCCCGTGATGACGTGGCCCGCGCGCGTCGTGTGTCTGCGGTCTGCGGCCCAGGCTTCCTTGAGCAGGCCCTGCCCATCGAAGTCGAGCGCAACGGCTTGAAACTGTGGGGCTGGGTGGGCTTGCCGACGTTCTCGCGCAGCCAGGCCGATCTGCAGTACTTCTTCGTCAACGGCCGCGCGGTTCGCGACAAACTGGTCGCGCACGCGGTGCGTCAGGCCTATCGCGATGTGCTGTTCAATGGGCGTCATCCGACGTTTGTGCTGTTTTTTGAAGTCGATCCGGCCGTGGTCGACGTCAACGTGCACCCGACCAAGCACGAAGTGCGCTTTCGTGACGGGCGCATGGTTCACGATTTCCTGTACGGCACGCTGCACCGCGCACTGGGTGACGTGCGCCCCGAAGATCAATTGGCCGGCACGACATCGGTCACGGCGTTAGTGCGTCCGACCGGACCGGAAGCGGGCGAGTTTGGGCCGCAAGGCGAGATGCGGCTGGCGAACAATCTGCTGGAAACCCCGCAAGGTTCTGCCTGGAATTCGTCATCCGAGGCGGGCGCTGGGAGCGGGAACGGGGCGGGTTATCAGTATCAGTACACGCCCCGTCCTTCCTCGATGCTGCCGATCGCCGAGGCTCAGGCCGCGTATCGTGAGTTCTTCGCACCATTGCCCGGCGCGCAGGCGAATCCGGCGTCGACGGGCGTCGCCCTGCCCGAGTCTCAGGGCGATGTCCCGCCATTGGGCTACGCACTGGCGCAACTCAAAGGCATTTATATCCTCGCGGAAAACGCACACGGCCTGGTCTTGGTGGACATGCACGCCGCTCACGAGCGGATCATGTACGAACGCCTGAAGGTCGCCATGGCCAGCGAAGGGCTCAGCGGTCAGCCGTTGTTGGTGCCCGAATCGATCGCCGTCAGTCAGCGTGAAGCCGATTGCGCTGAAGAACATATGGCGACCTTCCAGCAGTTGGGTTTCGAGCTGCAGCGCCTCGGCCCGGAGAGTCTGGCAATTCGGCAGATTCCCGCGCTGCTCAAGCAGGCTGAAGCCAATCGCCTGGTGCACGACGTGCTGGCCGACTTGATGGAGTACGGCACCAGCGACCGCGTACAGGCGCACATGAACGAGCTGCTCGGCACCATGGCCTGTCACGGGGCGATCCGTGCCAATCGGCGTCTGGCAATTCCGGAAATGAACGGCCTCCTACGCGACATGGAAAACACCGAACGCAGCGGTCAATGCAACCATGGACGGCCGACCTGGACCCAACTGGGCCTGGACGATCTCGACAAACTGTTCCTGCGCGGTCGCTGATGAGTGCTCTTCCTCCGGCCATCTTCCTGATGGGGCCGACCGCCGCTGGCAAGACCGATCTGGCTATCGAACTGACCAAAGTGCTGCCTTGCGAGTTGATCAGCGTCGATTCGGCGCTGGTTTATCGGGGCATGGACATCGGCACCGCCAAGCCTTCAAAAGCGCTTCTGGACAAGTATCCGCACCGCCTGATCGATATCCTCGATCCGTCGCAGAGTTATTCCGCTGCCGATTTTCGTACGGACGCGCTGCAGGCCATGGCTGAAATCACTGCCCGGGGAAAAATTCCCCTGCTGGTGGGCGGCACCATGTTGTATTTCAAGGCTCTATTGGAAGGCCTGGCAGACATGCCGGCCGCCGATGCCGAGGTCCGGGCGCAACTGGAAGCCGAAGCGATCAGTCGTGGCTGGCAGGCCTTGCACGATGAGTTGGCGAGTATCGACCCGGTGTCGGCGGCCAGAATCCATCCCAATGATCCTCAGCGGCTGGTTCGGGCGCTGGAAGTCTATCGGGTCAGCGGGATGAGCATGACCGCACATCGCGAGCAACAAAGTGCGCAAAGTGCTCAAGCTGGCGGTTCGGGGCGGCATCAATTGCCCTATACTGTCGCAAATCTCGCGATCGCACCGACGGATCGCAAGGTATTGCATGACCGGATCGCACTGCGTTTCAGGCAAATGCTTGATGAAGGATTCGTTGAAGAAGTTGTGGCGTTGCGTTCGAGGGGTGACCTGCACTCGAATTTACCGTCTATAAGAGCTGTAGGGTATCGCCAGGTCTGGGATTATCTGGACGGCAAACTGACCCGGGACGAGATGCAGGAACGCGGCATCATCGCCACGCGTCAATTGGCCAAGAGACAGTTCACCTGGTTGCGAAGCTGGGAAGATTTA
Proteins encoded:
- the orn gene encoding oligoribonuclease — protein: MQSKQNLIWIDLEMTGLDPDNDVIIEMATIITDSELNTLAEGPVIAVHQSDELLAGMDEWNTRQHGGSGLTQRVRESKISTAEAEAMTLEFIKQWVPERSSPICGNSICQDRRFLYKRMPTLENYFHYRNLDVSTLKELAARWSPELKFKKGSTHLALDDIRESIAELRFYREHFIKV
- a CDS encoding trimeric intracellular cation channel family protein, whose protein sequence is MLLMLYLIAITAEAMTGALSAGRRGMDWFGVVLIACITALGGGSVRDVLLGHYPLTWVKHPEYLILTSVAALVTIFIAPLMRHLRSLFLVLDALGLVAFTVIGCMTALDMGLSMMVAAVSGVITGVFGGILRDIFCNDIPLIFRRELYASVSFAAAWCFLLCQWAGLPIEQGTLITVFGGLLLRLLAIKYRWEMPKFVYKDGH
- the queG gene encoding tRNA epoxyqueuosine(34) reductase QueG, which encodes MTAAGLNELAQSIKDWGRELGFQQVGISGLDLAEHEQHLERWLEAGYHGEMDYMAAHGSKRSHPDELVPGTLRVVSLRMDYLPGDTHMAQRLAEPEKAYVSRYALGRDYHKLIRKRVQQLAERVQQAIGPFGFRAFVDSAPVLEKAIAEQAGLGWIGKNTLVLNRKAGSYFFLSELFVDLPLPVDEPHATEHCGRCTACLEICPTNAFAGPYVLDARKCISYLTIELKTAIPEALRSMIGNRVFGCDDCQIVCPWNRFARPTDQNDFKPRHGLDNAELATLFLWDETTFLSNTEGSPLRRAGYERWLRNLAVGLGNAPSSIPVIEALKARLDHPSEMVREHVEWALRQHEMRSAII
- a CDS encoding NAD(P)H-hydrate dehydratase — translated: MLHTKPPLPDALYSAAQVRDLDARLIAAGTPGFDLMQRAAHAAWRALRRRWPEARQLTVLAGRGNNAGDGYLIAALAQRAGWQVSVLAVGDASALSGDAASACKEAQSAGVNVLPWEQQPLVGIVVDALLGTGLNGDVREPYASAIQCINDSGLPVMAVDIPSGLCANTGRTLGLAVRADLTVTFIGLKIGLFTGDAPDRVGELVFDDLQADAAIVAQTPVSIKRLDTFNLPRLAPRPRTAHKGMFGRVLVVGGDLGFGGAALLSTESTLRCGAGMVTLATRPEHISAALTRFPEVMSAGIHSANQLMGLIEPASVLVVGPGLGQHSWGRSLLSAVANADRPQVWDADALNQLAAGFVSLPKGCVITPHPGEAARLLGVSTQEIQADRPASALALAKKYNAVCVLKGSGSLIASPEKHLALADHGHPAMATGGLGDVLAGVIGALIAQKMPAFDAACLGVWLHALAGEKCGASGRGMAAADLIPVIRQLLEEQQPCLS
- the tsaE gene encoding tRNA (adenosine(37)-N6)-threonylcarbamoyltransferase complex ATPase subunit type 1 TsaE; this encodes MSELTLHLVGEEAMTNFGARIAQVTESNGIIFLEGDLGAGKTTLSRGIIRGLGHVGAVKSPTFTLVEPYEIGRNRAYHFDLYRLVDPEELEFLGIRDYFEGDALCLIEWPNLGAGFLPKPDLIITIRPHAEGRALNLSPKSSRGEQWCAALALEFK
- a CDS encoding N-acetylmuramoyl-L-alanine amidase, which produces MGLGMRMRALVTVVGLLLATLAVDALAATQVRSVRLWRAPDNTRLVFDLSGPVQHSVFTLQSPDRLVIDINGATLGGSLNIPTSNTPITSMRSAQRTPDDLRVVIDLKKAVTPKSFTLAPNQQYGNRLVVDLYDNPADANPPPTVADTPATMAPATPAVPVSPSKPEIKLPPVPNGKRDIVVVVDAGHGGEDPGASGGRGQKEKNVVLSIAKELQRQINAEKGYRAELTRTGDYFIPLRKRTEIARAKGADLFVSIHADAAPSSAAFGASVFALSDRGATSETARWLADSENRSDLIGGAGAVSLDDKDRMLAGVLLDLSMTASLTSSLNVGQKVLTNIGRVTSLHKSRVEQAGFMVLKSPDIPSILVETGFISNAAEANKLEGSSHQQALARSITAGVKQFFQQNPPQGTYIAWLRDNGKLAMGAREHTVRPGESLSMIAVRYDMSMEALRSANKLSSDQLKIGQQLKIPSADLAGEP
- the mutL gene encoding DNA mismatch repair endonuclease MutL gives rise to the protein MTDLLLDEQGFDAGINADSPAAQAARIQLLSPRLANQIAAGEVVERPASVIKELLENSLDSGARRIDVDVEQAGIKLLRVRDDGGGISSDDLPLALARHATSKIRELEDLERVMSLGFRGEALASISSVARLTLTSRTRDADQAWQVETEGRDMASRVQPAAHPVGTSVEVRDLFFNTPARRKFLKAEKTEFDHLQEVIKRMALARFDVAFHLRHNGKTILSLHEARDDVARARRVSAVCGPGFLEQALPIEVERNGLKLWGWVGLPTFSRSQADLQYFFVNGRAVRDKLVAHAVRQAYRDVLFNGRHPTFVLFFEVDPAVVDVNVHPTKHEVRFRDGRMVHDFLYGTLHRALGDVRPEDQLAGTTSVTALVRPTGPEAGEFGPQGEMRLANNLLETPQGSAWNSSSEAGAGSGNGAGYQYQYTPRPSSMLPIAEAQAAYREFFAPLPGAQANPASTGVALPESQGDVPPLGYALAQLKGIYILAENAHGLVLVDMHAAHERIMYERLKVAMASEGLSGQPLLVPESIAVSQREADCAEEHMATFQQLGFELQRLGPESLAIRQIPALLKQAEANRLVHDVLADLMEYGTSDRVQAHMNELLGTMACHGAIRANRRLAIPEMNGLLRDMENTERSGQCNHGRPTWTQLGLDDLDKLFLRGR
- the miaA gene encoding tRNA (adenosine(37)-N6)-dimethylallyltransferase MiaA; protein product: MSALPPAIFLMGPTAAGKTDLAIELTKVLPCELISVDSALVYRGMDIGTAKPSKALLDKYPHRLIDILDPSQSYSAADFRTDALQAMAEITARGKIPLLVGGTMLYFKALLEGLADMPAADAEVRAQLEAEAISRGWQALHDELASIDPVSAARIHPNDPQRLVRALEVYRVSGMSMTAHREQQSAQSAQAGGSGRHQLPYTVANLAIAPTDRKVLHDRIALRFRQMLDEGFVEEVVALRSRGDLHSNLPSIRAVGYRQVWDYLDGKLTRDEMQERGIIATRQLAKRQFTWLRSWEDLHWLDSLACDNLPRTLKYLGSASILS